The following nucleotide sequence is from Rhodothermales bacterium.
GGCGCCGCCAAGGGGGCGCCAGGCCGAGAGATCACTTCCCGAAAAAGCCCAATCGGGCACGAAGTGAGGCGATGGTTGCGCCGTGGCAGCGTGGGCGACGAGCAAGATAGACAATGCGATCAGCCAGGTAGAGGTGATCCGGGTCGGGTTGGGAATCATGTGGGGTAGGTGGCTATTGAGAGCGATGAGGCGCCGGCCGGCTGGTCGCGCATAGGGAATCTACGCCGTTCCGCGTACCTGTCAAAGATATCCAAATACGCCGCCACGTGAACGCCCGCGAAGGAGTGGGTGTGCTGGCAACGGGGTGGGCGCATTTGCTTAATATAACGGGCTGGCATTGGATAGCCAAGGAGACATTTGCGCAGCCGTCGAGTGGCCTGGCGGTTGGCGAGGGAGTAGTGAATCGGCACAAAAAAAAGCTCACGCTTTTCATGGCGTGAGCTGCTGAAGAAAGGACCACGGCCCCTTTTGGAGGCGGGTCTCTATGTAAAGTCTGCCGTGTGGCAGATCGTTGTTTTAAAGTGGATTCAGGCGTACGCGATACAACTGGCCGCTTCTTTCCGGCTTCCGACCCTCAATTTGCTCAGGATATTGTGGACATGGTTTTTGACGGTGCCGTATTCGATAAAAAGCTGCGCCGAGATGGCTCTGTTGGATAATCCGGAAGCAAGGAGTCTCAAGATTTCCTGCTCGCGATCGGTCAGCGAATCGTAGCGACCGAGGTTGGGGAGCGTATTCTGCATACCGGTGCGGTCGCGAAGCCGGCGCATCAGCGCCGCCACGATATGGGGAGCGGCATATGCGGCGTGATCAGATACGGACCGGACGACGCGAATCAGCTTATCGAAGGAGTCGCTCTCAAGCACATACCCCGACGCCCCCGCTTCGATGGCCTGGAGGATCGCACCTTCTGAATCGGAAACGCCGATCGCTACCACGCGGATACAGGGGTCATTCGTCACCATACCCCACAGCGTTTCGAGGGCTTCACCGTTGGGGAATCCCATGCTGAGCAAGGCCACGTCCACATGGCCGGCATGATCAGAGACCTGTTCGAGATCCGTCACGCTGGCAACGACATCAAATCCCTTTTCATTAGACAGGGCCGAAGCGATGAAGTCCGCCCTGAGTCGTGTGGGCTCAATAATAATGAGGCGTGTCATAAGGGGTTTGGGGGGGCTAGTTGTGGCTGGAATCACGATTACATAAAGGGTACATGCGGCCGTGTTGGCCCCGTGTAGTCATGGAGGCACTCCTCGTGTCAGCGTATATGTCGCGGGGGGGTAGGCAGAACACCGACTCATAGGAAATAGGGCCATGCGCAAAATGTATCCTTTTCTGTACCCGTCGCCTGTACCCATGCCTATTGAGTATCTCACACGCCCTTGCTACGCTATAGGCTGGCAGCAATGCCCGGAATCACTCTACAGAATCAGAGAAGGGTTCTGAACCGAAAATCATCGTGTAAATCCATAGTCTGACCATATGAAACGAATGACTCTGATTGGGATCGTGTTGCTGGTGTTGGGCGGACTTGCCCTGGCCTACGGCGGCATTACGTACGTAACGGAGGAAAAAGTGCTTGACCTCGGAAAGTTGGAGATCGAGGCAGATAAAGAACGCACGATACCTCTTCCCCCGGTAGTTGGAGCCGTTCTCCTGGCTACGGGTCTGGTCGTCATCGTGATGGCGAATCGTAAAACGTGAGCGGGTGCGGTGTCGACCGCGTTTCCGTTTAATAACAGACGTTATGCAGGGCCTGCAAGGAGACGCAAAATTTTGCGTCTCTACGCTTTGAAAACCGGCATTTTTACCCGTTTATGTTCGTCACTGCGTAACGTCACTTAATAATCTGATGTGAGGTGTACTATGCTCGGTACAATCATTCTTGTCGTAGTCGTATTGATGCTCATTGGGGCCCTCCCTAACTGGGGGCATAGCCGCAACTGGGGGTATGCCCCCAGTGGTGGACTTGGCCTGGTGCTGCTGATTGTCATCATCCTCATAGTGCTGGGGCGTCTCTGACGTATTGGATCCAGCGCGTAAACGATTGTAGGAAGCACAAAAGACGCCTCCGGATGTGGGTCATAGACCCGGTCCGGGGGCGTCGTCATAAGGGCCGATCAGGAAAACACAGCGGTTGCGATGGCGAGCGGCGGCATTAAGCCCGGGCGGTCGATCGAACGGGAGATGAGTAACTGGGGGAGTACTCTGCGCGTTTATCCATGGCTCCACGTGCTCAAACGCTGTAGTCTCCGGCAATTCCGGGGCGGTTCAATCTGAACGCTGCCGGGTTTCATGGAGAGGGGAGGTCGGCGCAAGGTACTTGAATAACTGAAAATAGCCATGCCTCCACTCAGCGCCAATTCCGGCGCCCCCCGAAAAACAAAAACCCGTCCCTCGGCCATGGGGCCAAAGAACGGGTTTGAAACAACAAGTGGAGATGCCGGGAGTCGAACCCGGGTCCGAATGGGCATACACGTAAGCCTCTACGTGCGTAGTCAGTCTATTTGAGCTTCACCACCCTCTTTAGCCAACTGACGGGGCCGAGAAGGCGCTAAGGTTGATTGGTTCTCGCTGCTCGGGCTCAACCGGCGCCCTTACAACCAGTCCATTGTAAATGATGCCCGCCGCGCGCCAATGGACGCACCACGCCTTGGACAGATAGCAACGACTTAAGGGGGTACCTTAAGCGGCCATCGCGTACGAGTAATCGTTCGCAGTTACTTGGTTCTTGACAGTTTATACGGGCTTGCCAAGAGGCCCGGCACGGCTACCTACGGCACACTTCCACCCGTCGAAGCCAGAACATCCCCATATGTGCAAAGAACGCCGCCGCCGGCCTGTCATCGTGTCATGATGATCGGCCGTTGCGCGTAGCAACTATACACGGCAAAGGGTAGGCCAATGTTTCCCTCCGACCCTTCGTGCGATCTCATTAAACCTTAAACCGCGAGCCTTGAACCCTTAAAACCCATCCAACTCCGGCCTGGCCGCGCCGCGTTGAAAGATCTCGCGCGTTTCGAGGGCCTCCCCGAGCGGTCGGAAAACGGCCCGACGCAAGGTGTTCGGCATGTACGGGAGCTTGTTGCGGGCGCCGACGAAGGGGTGCCGGAACGGGTGAATAAATACGCGGACGTATTCGTCGCCGATCGGCACGGCCTCCAGGTAGGCGATCGTTTTGTAGAGGATACGGCGGTCGAACGTGCGGGAAGTCGTTCGCACGGCATTGGGCACTTCGGGAGGCGCCAGCTCCCAGCCGGCTTCCTGAAATCCCTCGGCGACGCGGTCGGCGGTCGTCGCCGGATCCCCCTCCACCTCGTAATCCACATATAACAGGGACACCCGCGGCGAACAACCGGCCAACCCTATCATGGCCAGAGCCGCCATGGCGGATAAATAGGAGGGAACACTGGAACGGGGCATGGGCGCAAGGCACTTGCTGAATGGGACGTTCATGAAAAGAGGGTTGGGATAGTGTACCCGAGCCCGGCCTACCCACCAGTTCCCGGAAAAGTTCTTTGCCGGCGCCGGCCGCCCAGAAACGCGTGGGTCAAAAGATTTGCGGTGAGGAAACAGGAGAGGGGAGACCGTGTTTAAGGGGAGCTAGTTTCGGCTGGTTCTGGCCAGTTCGTGATGCATTCCGATTAATCGTTTTAGAGAGGAGTTTTATGCCCTGTGGTCGTAAACGTAAACGGCACAAGATTGCTACGCACAAGCGGAAGAAGCGGCTGCGTAAGAACCGGCACAAGAAGAAGAACCGTTAGGCGACTGGCTTGACCCTCCGGGTCCAAAGCTGCGGTCGGTATCCCGGCGGTGGCTTTTTTTATCTTGCCTGAATAGCGGTCCTGTGGATTCGTTCGGTGCCGGATTACGCGCTCGCGTTTCCCAGAAACAAGGGTTTCCCAGAAACAGGTGCGCGCTCCGCTCGTTGAATCTGACAGCAGTGCGCGTGTTTTTGCCATCTCACCAACCGGTCAGTATATGAAGGAGTATACCGCGGGAAGTCTCGTTCGCGCCGGCATCCTGGGAGCCCTCATAGGCGGGGCCACGGGTTTTGCGCTGGGGTTGTTGTTGGCGCCGGAGGAAGGCAAAAAGATTCGCCGCCGCCTCGCTTACCAGTTGGAAAAACTGGCGGATCAGGTGAATACTTTCGTCGAAAACGTCGTCCATCCGGAAGGGCCTGGTGACGCTCGCCAGAAAGGAGATGCGATCGTGGCCGACGCGCGCAACCGCGCGCAACAGATACAGGATGACATCGACGCCCTGATGGGGGAAGTTCGTCGGCAGGGTTCCTCCGGTACCCCGACTGCCAACTGACGGCCGCTAATGGGTGACCGCTGCCTTCCGGCGGTCCTCCATCATGGCCAACGGAAGGTCGTCAGCTGGTCGACTCTCCGGATCAAGACGGGCACCATTCGCACTAGCTGGATCGGCACATTCATGCCCAGGTTCTCGATTCTTCTGCCACCATCTGAAGGAAAATGTCCCGGCGGGAATCCCTTCGCGCCGGACATGTTTGATTACCGCTCGTCGAGCACGTTCAACTATTTTAGCGAGTTGAACCCTGAACGCCGTAAGCTCATCACGGCGCTTCAGGAAGTCATCACGGCTGGTAAAGACCTGGACACACTCCTCGGCATCAAGGGCGAATCGCTCGACGAGGCCATCGAAGCGAACAAGCGTGTGTTCGAGGCGCCGCTCATGTCCGCCATGCAGCGCTACAGCCCCGGGGTCATGTTCAAGTCAATGGACTTTGCCGGCCTGCCTACGGGCGCTCAGCGTCGCCTCCTCGAAAATGGCATCATCGTCTCCGGCCTGTTCGGCCTCCTGCGGCCGGACGACCTCATACCGGACTACCGTCTTCGCATCGATGCGGTCATGCCGACGTTAGGAAAGGTTTCTCGCTACTGGCGCCCCTTTATCAGTCCACTGCTTAATGAGGCGCTCAAAGGGCACATCGTGTGGAATCTGCTCCCCTCGTCGCAGAAAGAAGCCTGGGACGACACCCATGCGTACGAGCAGATGATCGAGCTCCGCTTCTTCGATGAAGAAAACGGCGAACGAAAGCTTATTACCCACGGCGTTAAACCCTTGCGCGGACAGATGGTCAATGTTATCGTCCGTGAGGCCATCGAGCGAATGGAAGACCTCAAAGATTGGGTGCATCCCGCCGGTTATGTATACGACGAGGCGGAATCGTCCTGGGACGAAGCCACCCGGACGGGGAGCGCCACCCTGGTTCGCCGCCTCTGACACGTGATGGTCCCCATGGCGCCACGTCCCGTGGTTATCGGTATCGCAGGGGGCTCGGGCTCGGGTAAAACAACCGTCCTCCGACATATCGTCGATGCACTGGACCCCGCTCTGATCGCGATCATCGAGCACGACGCCTATTACCGCGACATCAGCCATCTCCCCCAGGATGTGCGTCGGGAGGTCAATTTTGATCACCCGGACGCGCTGGAAACAGAGCTCCTCCTCGAGCACCTTGGCCGGCTGATGCAGGGGTTTGCTATCGAGAAGCCCACTTACGACTTCCAGCAACACAGTCGCCGGCTGGAAACGGTCC
It contains:
- a CDS encoding DUF3309 family protein — protein: MLGTIILVVVVLMLIGALPNWGHSRNWGYAPSGGLGLVLLIVIILIVLGRL
- a CDS encoding YtxH domain-containing protein, whose translation is MKEYTAGSLVRAGILGALIGGATGFALGLLLAPEEGKKIRRRLAYQLEKLADQVNTFVENVVHPEGPGDARQKGDAIVADARNRAQQIQDDIDALMGEVRRQGSSGTPTAN
- the yaaA gene encoding peroxide stress protein YaaA: MPRFSILLPPSEGKCPGGNPFAPDMFDYRSSSTFNYFSELNPERRKLITALQEVITAGKDLDTLLGIKGESLDEAIEANKRVFEAPLMSAMQRYSPGVMFKSMDFAGLPTGAQRRLLENGIIVSGLFGLLRPDDLIPDYRLRIDAVMPTLGKVSRYWRPFISPLLNEALKGHIVWNLLPSSQKEAWDDTHAYEQMIELRFFDEENGERKLITHGVKPLRGQMVNVIVREAIERMEDLKDWVHPAGYVYDEAESSWDEATRTGSATLVRRL
- a CDS encoding response regulator transcription factor, which encodes MTRLIIIEPTRLRADFIASALSNEKGFDVVASVTDLEQVSDHAGHVDVALLSMGFPNGEALETLWGMVTNDPCIRVVAIGVSDSEGAILQAIEAGASGYVLESDSFDKLIRVVRSVSDHAAYAAPHIVAALMRRLRDRTGMQNTLPNLGRYDSLTDREQEILRLLASGLSNRAISAQLFIEYGTVKNHVHNILSKLRVGSRKEAASCIAYA